In Lampris incognitus isolate fLamInc1 chromosome 13, fLamInc1.hap2, whole genome shotgun sequence, the genomic stretch gctacgttacccggacaccTCAGGATGGTAAAACTTtaaatgtgaactaaacaagGTCATGAAGAGGGACAGGCTGTAGTATCCACTATAAACCCAATATGCAGGTCCCACAAATCTGTAAAACAGAAAGGGATGTTGTCAAATGTAAGGCGCGATTTCTGTGAAGAAAAGTGGCCACTGCCTCACCTGCTCTGGGTAGTCACCAAGCAGGCGAAACTTGCGGGGCACTTTGCTGCGGGCAAACTTGCAGCCATTGAAGTACATACTCCAAGAACAACCGAAGGAGAATGAAGCTCCACAGGTGTCGGGGTCCAAACCCTGGCATGCACATGTTCGACTgcggaggacagagagagagaaggaggcgcATACACAGAGGAGAAATGAGAGGTGGTGGGTCTTACACTGGCGACAGAAGAAGAAATGGCAACATGAATCCTGTGAGAGGAACTCACTCTTCGTTGAGGGCACAGCGGCGGCTGGTGGGGGAGCCGTATTTGCAGAGGGTCTCTGTGAGCTCCTGGTAAAGGTGGTCCGCTACGGACCGGGATATGCCCTCCCATGCCAGAATGAGGATAACTACTACTGCACTGTCACAATGGTGCCCTGCCCGCTGACGCACCAGACACAGCAGCTTCTCCTGTTCACTGCTGCGCCGGATCACCTGGCaggcacaaggacacacacacacacacacacacacaaggaagcaATATGTTTGATCAGAAAGGGATAATATTTACTAAGCTGGTCATATTTTAACTAAGACCTCATATAAGAGGATTTAAGTCCCCATGCAAAGTATTATTCACCTTACTGCAGCTTTATTTGGCACAAAATATTGATTCAGTTATTCATTACAAGCTTATTCTAAAAATAATAGTCTGGCAGAATTTACGGGTCATGTAAACACAATAATATTGACggctttttttgttcttttcgatttttcccctttttctccccaattgtatctggccaattaccccactcttccgaactgtcctggtcactgctccaccccctctgccgatcggggggggggggggctgcagactaccacatgtctcctctgatacatgtggagtcgccagccgcttcttttcacctgacagtgaggagtttcgccagggggatgtagcgtgtgggaggatcatgctattccccccagttccccgccccccccccccgaacaggcgccccgaccgaccagaggaggcgctagtgcagtgaccaggacaaatgcacacatcccacagacacggccaattgtgtctgtagggacgccccaccaagctggaggtaacacagggatttgaaccggcgatccccctcgTTGGTAGGTaacaaaatagaccgccacaccacccggacgcccaatattGACTGCTTTTAAGAAGTACTCATGGACAACATTATAACCCACTGAAATGACCCTTAACAACTAACATTCAGCCAATTAAACACGCTAACTGCAGCTTGTTAATTTGATTCAATAATCCACAAATTCAACTAGATCTTTTTACTGCAGGGTGACAGAATTAGATGTGAATTAGCAACTGAGGGCATGTGTTCGATAACCAATTAGGATGGTGTATTCATCAAGCCTGTATAACACCCCTAAAGAGATGCCACTTTCCTGTTAGCAGATTAACACAGAAAAAGCAAAAGCAATTGCTCTGGCATCGACACATGTTATGGCTGCACTGTGGACAacatattaaaaataaaacaaatagaaGATACTCACCCATTTAGCTATTGGACAGCCCTGAGAGCTCTTTCCTTCTTTTCCGGTGTACACCACAACCTCCACCCTGACTGCATTCCCTTTCTGACCATACCTGTAACGTGCACCCAGCACACATCAATACAACACCATTAAGTCAGCACTAATATACCGCATATCACTGACAAGGCACATTTAGACAACATTGTGTTACTAATCCTACCTGAGGACAACAGACAACACACAAATCCTGCGGCATTAACAAATCAAACATTTGTGCCCACACCTGCAaccaataaaacacacaaactgTAGTATCAGTCCATATAAACCAAGGCACATCATTCCACTGTATTACATATGATTTCCATGTTAGTGTGAGAAGCATGGGGCAACTAGTCAACACTGGTACATTTTCAACTCTCGACATCATCCCAAGAAACAAATATTAACGTTTAACAAAAATCCCAAACCTCTGTGAAAAACACATTAATAAAATCTAAATATCTGCTGTCGGTTAAGAGAGGCTGTTCAGGGAGCCGTAAACACTGAGTTGTTTTAAACATGCTGTCATTTTTGTTGAAGGGCCCCTCAAGTCAGCTTTGGGGGTTTCCTGTTtcaacttgtttgtgtgtgtgtgtgtgtgtgtgtgtgtgtgtgtgtgtgtgtgtgtgtgtgtgtgtgtgtgcacgtgtgtgtgtgcgcttgtgtgggTGAGTCAGGGAGTGTGctcatgcgtatgtgtgtgtacagctAACTCAGCAATGCTTCCCTTTAACGACAGAATCCATAACCCCACCCCATTACTTGGGGCTTGTGGCTGACTACATTGTTCTCAGCATAGTTGACAGttaacacacatacattcacatgcacagacaaaaacagagacgcagacaaagacacacacatacataaagagTGTGATGAACGTGGtagtagtcacacacacacacacacacgctgtgtaAATAGAGTAGTAGGACTCACTCTACCTGTTCTCCATTAATTCACGCACTGCGGCTACATTGGGTCCTGCCCCAAGGTGAGTATAGTACGGGCCTTCCTCTTTCTCAATGATTTGCTCTGTGGGAAAAGAACCCCTTCACTGCTCATTGAATTCCCTTTTATAGAAGTCTTTGTGTGTTTATCTGTAATTATATTTGTGCGTGTGTATGAGCCGCACAGAAGAGTCATTATGAATGCAGAAGATTTAGTAGAACTTAGCAGTGATCTAAACCAAAATCTGACACCAGATTGGGTCATCCGTAAGTTTTAACATACATGAATAAGAATCATACATAAGAATTACAACCAATACAGTTACTCTTAGTTTTTAAATAATAAACAGAAACTTTGGTCTCGTCAAATTCTTAAAGCAATAGCTCCCAAAATACAGTTCATTCCAAGAGAGAAATAAAATTAACCAATTGCTTAAGACTGCAATCGCGAAGATTTTGCATTATTTTAGCCATTTGAAATGTGACAATGATGTGGCAACTCTGTTGGACGATAAGTCAATGTTACAGTCTAACAGCGCACCAATATAGTAGAATGTAGAAGCCAGAGACAAATAGACCTGGTGACACTGATTTTCTTGGACTACAAGCAAGTAAGATGTAGCAACCGTTGCGGTTTGTGTGCTGTCAGTAAACAGTCTGCAGCCTTGTAAAAATGCAATCCTTGGACCAAAGTTAACACAGGCAGTCTAAACCTCATCAGATCACATTGTCACATTGCTCTATAATAGTGATCGTCTGTCTTACAGAAGCATTGCCACATCATCATCTCGTTTCAATCTTTTTTCTGGCTGGAATGGTTTACAATACGTATTTGTTTGCTGtcgcaccagtgttcatcctacctggtcaaaaaACGTCAACAGCAGTATACGGAGACTGAAGAGAGTCTCCAACCATATTAATAGATGACAGTTAATATCATGCAACCTAATTCCAtgttccagatggataaaataatgatttATTACTGGAGAAACGTTACAATTGCAGCTTTATCTCTTTTCTATGTTGCAAAAATAAAGTCTTTTAAGTAGCCATGACTCACCCATGCACTGACAGGAGGGAATATCAGTTAATTTCTTGGAAGGGGTGTTGAGCAGATTCTTGGTTGGGGTGTCCAGGAAACTCAGAGGAGACTCCAGGAAGCTGTTGACGCCATTCTTAGTTGGAGTCAACTCTTCGGATTGGTCCAGCTCTCCATCAGCAGATGTCGACAAGACGGTGACAGGCCCTGACCTCTCCACCTTGTAGTAACCCTGCTGGCTTGGAGGAGGGGACTGTCGAGCCCCTGAGAAGCCATTGACAAGACCGTGAAACCCAGCAACATTGCTGAGGATGCTGAGGTTGGCGGAGCTGGTGTTTGGATCAGCACCGGGCTGCAGCCCTACACCGGGCTGCACTACCTGAGTTAACAAATGTTTTTCACACTCCTGGCCCGATCCTGGGCAGTGACCGTTGCGTGGATCATAgtggtgttgttggtggtggtggtgaccatTTAAATAGGACCACTGCTGGTTCTCTTGACCAGGAGCATGGTTGATCCTTGTATACTGAGCAGGGTTGTGGCTCTGAATGTGTGGTCCTAAGTGGGCTGTGGTGTGCATGTTGCTGTGGAGGAAGAGCTGCCTCCTTTCCTCCTGAGCCTCAGCCAGGTATCTTTTCAGGTCAATCTGGGCTTGGGGCAGGAACAAGTTCCTCTTGTGGTGAAGTGCTGTTTTGCCTGTAGCAAGAATCTTCTGGCCTCTACTCTTGTGGGGTGCCTTGCCGTTGGGGGTACGTTTTGGGAGGGGCGTCCCATGCTTGATTCCCTCTTCAAGTCCCTCGATTATCCTCTTCTTCCTGGGTTTGGAGGGGGTTGTTTTTGCTTTCTTTACAAGGGCTTTTTTGCTATTGGGGGGTAGCTGGGAATTGAAGTTGTATTTGATGGTCGACACGGGGGTTCCTACGGGAGGTTTGTTCTCTGACTGCTGGCTGTGACGAGACTGAATGATGAATGCAAGGTCTGCCAGCTGAGCAGCCACCTCCTCCTCATCtctgttcctcctcactattttaCCCATGAGCTTGTCTCTGTCTCCCCCAAACAACCTCTCTTGATCTATAAAGATCCTCTTCTCCATGTCACTCTGGTCTTTGCAGTTGCCTTCAGACTTGATAACATGAGAACCAAATCCCTGGTCTTCCTTCCGAAAGACCCCTCTTTCACCATCTGAGCTGGCCTCTAAGAGATCTTGTGAAGACAATTTTCCGGTGAAGCCAGCACCCCACGAGCATTGGATGATGTTCCCTTGTCTGACCACAGGAGGGCGTATAACTGATGTCTGGTTTAGTGGTGAGCTGATGACAGAGACTTTGTTACAGCGGATAGCCGCTGTGGGTTTGGACTCTTGCAGAGATGTGTTTGCATTCGAGGTTGAAAAGGAGCTGCTGACAGAGACAGGCTCTTCACCCGGACTCTCTGTTTTGATAGATCCTGGGGTAATTTCGGGTATAGCTGCCAGTTGAGTCAAGGCCTCAATTGCGATAGCCTGATCAAAACTAAGATTCCTCTGCTCTACAAGAGACTGCACGCTCTGTAGTGAGACACCAGGCAGAGGTTCAGTTTTTACTGGCTGGATAGTCTTTTGCAAGCTGATGGGGTTGCTTTTCTGACACGAGTCACTTTTCAAGTCCCCTGGCTCTGTTTTGATAGAATGCAAGTCTGGTGGCTCACTTTTGAAAGAGCGTAAAATTGGAGAGTGTGAACCAAAGAGTTTCTCTTCCAGCCCCTTCCTCTCTGTGATGGAGAGACAAACCACAGCGGCCAATGTGGACAGCGGGTCTTCACAGACCTCATCTTCAACTTCTAGCTGTGTGCTGGACTGCTCAGGGGTCCATAGCCATGGCTCCTCCAGCTTGATTTTCTTCAGGGGAACAGCCATGTCCTCTGGTGAAGCCTCTGGTTCAGTCTCAGAGTTGCCTTTTGGGACTGTGGTTATTGTAATCCTTTGAGGTGGCTCTGACACAACTGTAGTCCTTTGATGTGGGGATCTTGCATTGGATTGTGACCCAGCGGTCATCTTAGCACCATTAGATTTGGTCAGATTCTCATCGAGACCATTTTGGAGAGTCCCAGAAGAGCTTAAGTGTTGGTGAAGTGCAGTGTCAGTTTGCTCCAGACTGGATTCGCTCTTTATAAGTGCCTGCCGTCCACCTTGGTCTAGTGCCAGGTTGTGGGTGAGTGCGTGGGTGACGTGTGGGGAGTTTGTGCCAGGTATGTGGCCTTCTTCCCCCTCATCCTCCTCTGCTGCCGTGTGCGTGTCATCCATCTGGGCCCCGCCTCTGCCATTTACTGAACCACTTTCGGGAACCACCTGAGatcgacagatagatagataaatagatagatagatagattagatagattagatagatagatagatagatagatagatagatagatagatagatagatagatagatagatagatagatagatagatagatagatcgattgacagatagatatagatagatagatagacagataaaaaGAAAGATCgtgagaaaaagacagagagagagaaacagagagagacgtgACTCAGATGGTATACTGTGATTCAGCGTGTGCACAACAGATTGCCTCGCAGCATGTCGTGAGCAGGAGTTTCACTGCACCCCTAACAACACTGTGTGGGAAATATTACGGTGCACAAAAAGTAAAGATTGTGCTTTTGATAGAGCTCTTGAAAAACATTCTTTAAACAGAGCTACAAATATTTGTTAAACTATATTAGTTCATGGGAGTCAGGACCACATTCTTGCCTGAGCTGCAGAGTGTCGAGAGCCACAGCCCCACAGGTAGCTGAGAGCCAAAGGGTAAACATTCAGAGTCACGCACAGTTCATAGTTGCGTCACTGCTTGGGGGTCACTGAGGGCATGTGTGTAGCGTGCATTTAaacgtggcgtgtgtgtgtgtatggaggggGGTGTTCGTGTTTGTGTCTTCAAGCACAGGTGGCTCTCCATGTAGCAGCCCTTCCTTGTCAACCCGAGTGAGTGATTAACTAAATAGCAAGGGTTTATCTTCATATGGCTACATGTGGCTAGCCACAGCAGAGCTTGATCTCTCAGCTATGACAGATAATGACTTCCAGCAAGGCTAAGACTATCCAAAGGTCCACAGTATTGACATACTGATCTACCTCTACAAAGGCCATGCTGAATGGACATTGCGACAGACCCACATTGATGTCTGAGTGGCAGAGAGGCACAGACCCTTAGGAGGTTAGGGAGAGCCCTTAAAGGTATGTGCTGAGACACAACTGAGTGGCGCAGTCTGATGGTACATAACTCTGGCATTTTTTAATCTAAGCCATATTTTCCTAAAGTTAGGAGTCAAACCGAATTATGGGTAgcagaatcttttaaattgaTTCAGTAATGAGCAAGCTAGCATCTGCCAACTGCTGCACACTAAACTACAATGTAATCCTTTGGGGTAATGGCACTTGCTAAATGATGTCCActagcagttgcccactggggactggggttcgcgacccggtctcgtcagatccgactatggccggactcgacgaagcagcgatcattggcaacgctgtcttcgggaggggggcggagtcggcttgtgttcgtcacgtgaatgcgtctctgtgtgtgtcggaaaaacagtggttcggcttggagtcgccttgtcacgaaagtggcgaggcggtctccttcgagactgccggccggagagatgcagttggcgaacgcatacagtgcgagggtgggtgtttgaattaaaatagggatcgattggccactaaattgggagaaaaaagggaaaaatcagaaataataataataaaaaaaaaatgatgtcCACTAAAATACCTCTGTTTTGGCTGGACCAGCCGGCAGGCCAGCCCTACAACTGCGAATGTCACTGAGGGACAAcgctagagtgactgactgactgagtgatcatgtttgacatgattgggttgctggatcaggtgacctggtcgctggatcaggtgaccaagtTACACGATTACTTCATTactctttaacaacaaatattagtgGGACTActtcagaaaattgcagatgaacatttaatatccaggaattcacataatagacactaccactgactatccctgtaacaacttGGCAACAATTTTGAAGACTGACCATGCACGGTCCAGTCATATACAagattttgacctagtcttgtttggcAATAACAGACTTAGAATATTTTGAGAAGTGTGCAGTGatagccttctttttttttgcacttctctTCAACTCTCTCACGTGTCTACTGTTGTCTTCCGGCAACAACTCACTCCTCCTGGGATAACAGTGTGGCTTCTGCTCTGGGTTAGAAATGGATTGATATTTATAttagatataatataatataacataatataatatatgatatagtGGCTAAGGCTCTTAAGACCCATAATAACTCCTAATAACATTCTGAGCCTGTTAGTGCCAAAAAAGGTGGTTTTTCAAGTGGATCATTTTAGGATTCATTTAAAAGATTCTTATACCCATCATTCAGTTTGACTCTTAATGGTTGAAAAATAGGGCTTAGGTTAGAAAACACCTGATTTTTCCTTTAAGGGCTCTAGATT encodes the following:
- the tet1 gene encoding methylcytosine dioxygenase TET1; this translates as MKKKRKRCGTCEPCLRKISCGQCSCCLNRKTGHQICKLRKCLELKKRGPSSLLSVSAVQVVPESGSVNGRGGAQMDDTHTAAEEDEGEEGHIPGTNSPHVTHALTHNLALDQGGRQALIKSESSLEQTDTALHQHLSSSGTLQNGLDENLTKSNGAKMTAGSQSNARSPHQRTTVVSEPPQRITITTVPKGNSETEPEASPEDMAVPLKKIKLEEPWLWTPEQSSTQLEVEDEVCEDPLSTLAAVVCLSITERKGLEEKLFGSHSPILRSFKSEPPDLHSIKTEPGDLKSDSCQKSNPISLQKTIQPVKTEPLPGVSLQSVQSLVEQRNLSFDQAIAIEALTQLAAIPEITPGSIKTESPGEEPVSVSSSFSTSNANTSLQESKPTAAIRCNKVSVISSPLNQTSVIRPPVVRQGNIIQCSWGAGFTGKLSSQDLLEASSDGERGVFRKEDQGFGSHVIKSEGNCKDQSDMEKRIFIDQERLFGGDRDKLMGKIVRRNRDEEEVAAQLADLAFIIQSRHSQQSENKPPVGTPVSTIKYNFNSQLPPNSKKALVKKAKTTPSKPRKKRIIEGLEEGIKHGTPLPKRTPNGKAPHKSRGQKILATGKTALHHKRNLFLPQAQIDLKRYLAEAQEERRQLFLHSNMHTTAHLGPHIQSHNPAQYTRINHAPGQENQQWSYLNGHHHHQQHHYDPRNGHCPGSGQECEKHLLTQVVQPGVGLQPGADPNTSSANLSILSNVAGFHGLVNGFSGARQSPPPSQQGYYKVERSGPVTVLSTSADGELDQSEELTPTKNGVNSFLESPLSFLDTPTKNLLNTPSKKLTDIPSCQCMEQIIEKEEGPYYTHLGAGPNVAAVRELMENRYGQKGNAVRVEVVVYTGKEGKSSQGCPIAKWVIRRSSEQEKLLCLVRQRAGHHCDSAVVVILILAWEGISRSVADHLYQELTETLCKYGSPTSRRCALNEDRTCACQGLDPDTCGASFSFGCSWSMYFNGCKFARSKVPRKFRLLGDYPEQEEKLENNLQNLATDVAPVYRRLAPEAFQNQVEQEEAANDCRLGWRSGRPFSGVTACVDFCAHAHKDTHNMTNGSTVVCTLTKEDNRAVRNIPEDEQLHVLPLYKISDRDEFGQVEGQWAKIQTGALQVLSAFPREVRLLAEPVKSARKRRQEARLKAQTERLEKKLGHTPLTPGKVKNESPNKGFKSTSAEQSPTFKSEPQAYHSSPRLPPRPASVGKYLPERNQASTYNQSTSNYPTPGAVVTPGREALSPHHHDLPGPRYRQNGSTLNYETMGDARNGYSPGSGDRIVPKNQSMDPSDRIPPHKVLSDYPHTFKTEPNEVHCSLLSRPTPSESAPPPSCLSPLPTSEGLFSRLNGLHRGAVEVESEVRGHGLAPLSSLPLPLQTSPCEPEEVKQEEVWSDSEHNFLDNDIGGVAVAPSHGSILIECARRELHATTPILRPNRSHPTRISLVFYQHKSLNEPGHGMAMWDAKMAKRDREREEKAERLGMEDSPGKGAGKGGSGAGGIEPKDEEEEEAAKRILKVPTRQAWTVPRDGVITVSPYALTQVTGPYNRWT